The Streptomyces luteogriseus genome includes a window with the following:
- a CDS encoding NUDIX domain-containing protein yields the protein MKRSAGLLLFHPGDDGLDVLLGHMGGPFFVRRDAGAWTVIKGEYEPDEPAWEAARREFQEEVGLPPPDGEAIDLGEVRQTNGKIVTAWAIRADLDPATITPGTFRMEWPPKSGRLQEFPELDRVAWFGLDRARAVIVKAQAAFLDRLAEHSP from the coding sequence GTGAAGCGCAGTGCCGGTCTGCTGCTCTTCCACCCCGGCGACGACGGCCTCGACGTGCTGCTCGGCCATATGGGCGGGCCGTTCTTCGTCCGGCGCGACGCCGGGGCGTGGACCGTGATCAAGGGCGAGTACGAGCCGGACGAGCCCGCCTGGGAGGCCGCGCGCCGCGAGTTCCAGGAGGAAGTGGGACTGCCCCCGCCCGACGGCGAGGCCATCGACCTCGGCGAGGTCCGTCAGACCAACGGCAAGATCGTCACGGCGTGGGCGATCCGGGCGGACCTCGACCCGGCGACCATCACGCCCGGCACCTTCCGGATGGAGTGGCCGCCGAAGTCGGGGCGGCTCCAGGAGTTCCCCGAGCTGGACCGGGTGGCCTGGTTCGGCCTCGACCGGGCTCGCGCCGTGATCGTCAAGGCGCAGGCGGCGTTTCTCGACCGGCTGGCGGAGCACTCGCCCTGA